Genomic window (Leishmania infantum JPCM5 genome chromosome 27):
AGTCACCTCACCGTGGTATCTCAGGGCCCGGTACCACACTCTTTGAGGGGAAGCAAAGCCGTCTGCATCCGGCCCTCGGGTATTGGTTGCGGACTCTAGGTGTTGGCGGGGAGGTctgggctggcgctgtgcggaGGAGACTCGCGGCCATGATGGCCCTGCTGGTACCAGCCCACTACGGATGACGATGGGGAATCCGCAACAGTGTATAGAAGCCAAAAGCAAGCATCAGGCGAACGGACGCGTTGAAAACGAAAGCCTTCGCCCCTTGTTTCCGGCACGGCGCCTTCCCATCACGCACAGCTGCCCACCTCTTCTCCACTCGCGTGTGTTGCGTAAGTCGAGGGACGCACAAACGGCAGCGTGTTCatcacccctctccccctctggCTTTTTTGGCACTGCGAGACACAcgtccaccaccacagctGGAGCAAGAGCGGGTGCCGGCTAAACACATACAAAGAAGGTTTAAGTCGGCAGCGCACAAGCCCGGCaagccccctcctccgccgtcccCTGTCGCAAGTCCACTCACTCTTTCGTTTCTTTCCGATACGGTAGCCACGATGGAGTACCAGATTATCTCGAGCAAGGGTGACAAGTTCGCGCTTTgcatcgacgacgacatGACGGTTGGGGATGTCAAAGGtgtcgctgcggcgatgCTGGATGCCCCCGATGACGTCGTCATGACGGTCTCGCTCAACGGCAAGCTCCTTAAAGATGATGCGGAGACCTGGGGAGAGCTGCGCAGACGCCTCTTCCGAAGCCACCAGCCCCATCCCATGCAGCGCAAGCTCTTCTGCAACGTGACGGATCGCCCAGTGGTGGAGTCCCAGAGCGCCGAGATGCTGCGCATGCTGCCGTCCAAGGAGGAAAAAAAGCTTGAACAGGAGAAAGAGCGCGAGAAGGTGGCCGCGATGGACTCTATGGTAGACACACTCGCCGACAACCCTGCCTTTCTTGAGGGCATGCTGAGTATGAACCCCATGATCAAAAGGATGCAGAAAAAATCACCCGAGGTGGCGCGTATGCTGAAGGATCCGGACACGTTGCGCATGCTCCTGAAGTCCTCCGTTGacccgcagcggcggcgggagaTGGAGCGCAacgcagagctgcagctTGCTCACATCGCCGCCTTGCCCGGAGGCCAGCAGATGATCAATCATTACATGGATCAGCTCaccgaggacgaggaggaaacCGACGCACAACGGCAGCTCCGCATTGGCAGGTCGACAGCCGAGGTGAGCGACGAGATCGCCCACCCGGACCCAACCAAAGAGGCAAACAACGACCCTTTGCCGAACCCGTGGGCAACGccggccgcgacggcgtcgggGGCTGCGTCCCAAACAGGTGGTGCCTTTCCAttcggcgacgccgagggTTTCCCTTTTTTCAGCCCCTTCGGCTTTCCtcccgcagccgcctcctctcctaATGGCGCTGCTACCGACCCCGTGGCATCCTCGTTTGTGGGTGGATCtgcggccgcgtcgtcgagcGGCCCGGATCAGGAGGTCATGAACTCCATGATACAAATGATGATGCAATCCATGATGACGCCCCCCTCGGCACCGACAACTGCCACTACCGATGCGCAGTCGCCTTcgactgcggcagcaccggtgcCTGCATCCCCCTCCGTGTTGTCCGAGGAAACGGTGCAGCGTGGTCTGTCGGCCCTGCGTGAGATGGGGTTTGAGGACGAGGCCCTATGCCGTGAGGCGCTGACGGcctgcggtggcgacgcAGAGGCTGCTGTGGACTACATTGCTGAACATCAGGAGGAGTAGCAGCTTCCTGATTTCCTTTGCTTTTTGCTTTTTCGAGGGTAAGGAAGAAGACGAGTACAGGCAGCGCCTCTCCCGTTTTTTCGAAGTTGCTGGCGTTGCTGCGGACAAGGTGGTGCTTCACTTGCCGGCATCAATCCAGGAGCGATCGCCGCACTGCACAGTAATAATACTCTCACAGATACGCCCAAAGGCTGCGACTGCCTTGCAGCTCTCGCGCTGGGTGCGAGGCAGTGAAGCTGGTTCCAGGCCTGCCACGAGGACAACTGCATGAATTGCGAACCTGGCCACCGGTTTCCGATGCCACGCCGACGTCTCGCGAGAACCGCGCTGCACGATGCGACACGCTGGCACACGGGGGCTCCTTGACGGCAGCGGTTCCACACCAGAAGAACGAGGACGCTGAGCTCACCAGACGGCCGGAGACCGTGCTCGCCCAGCTCCGCACGGGCGCCTGTCCGCACTTCGGATTCCGCCAACGGTGGGTGGCCGGCAGTGACAGCATGGAGCTCACATGGTGTGGTGCCTTCTACTCCGCTAGAATTGCGGTACCTCCGCCCCTGCCAGGGCCCTCGTCCTCGCCCTCGAGCGGGTCCGCGGACACGGGTCGCGAGGATCAAGACATGCAGCCCACCCGAGCCCGTCTGTCGCCGGTCGTGCAGCACGCGTCCGAAGAAGGGACGAGAAAGCACAGTAGCGAGCCCGTTCGACGCGCAGCCCTTGATTGGACGGCAGGACGCTTCGTCCTACACGACGGAGGTTgagccgtggcgcagcaggggTAGGTGAGCTGTGGCTGCACGCGCATATCAGTCGACTTGCTCGTGGGCGAATCGCCACGCGTTGAGAACGAGAATCGCATGTTGGTGCTTgtggcgctgtcgcggctCGAGGCGCGCCTCAagctgtttttcttttttttgctgtttttAGGGGCCGTGGCGGATTCGTGACCGTATAGCGGGGAAAACCGAAATTATGATTgaagcgctgctggcggagcaTCGGGTTTGTCGGTGCGGTGTCCGTTCGTTCCAATAATGGAAAGCCGGGTTGTGtatgcgtttttttttgttttccctgTTTGGGTGGAACTGAGGCGTGCCCGTATCAAATTCCCCTCCTGCTTGATGTGCGTCGGCAAAGGGGCATGCCTTCTGCCTatgctgctgtgcgtgttGGCCTGTcttgtgcatgcgtgtgcttcgcgcgtgcctctgtgctgctgtgatggaacccccccccctccccgttcTCGTGGCGGGAAGGGGGTtgggcggtgcagcggtCTTATCTCGACTCCGTATGGTCTCCGCTAACGTGTGTTCCatttgttctttttttttcgcattTTTTCCTCTCTATGTGTGCTGGTGatcgagagagaaaacaggGCTCACGCGCGTTCCACGGGCACACGAACAAGCGCGCATACATCCGCGGCTGTTGGCCCACGCTATCGTCAAGGACGTGaagggcaaaaaaaaagctaaACAGCGATGCGCTTTGCGGTCTCGTGCGTGGCGGGTGTCGTGGGAGCGTGGGTGTGGCGGCGGTCTTCGGGCCAGGATGCGGAGTGCTACCGCGGCATTCAAAACGCGCTCACATTCCACAATCCAGACCGCAAAGGGCGGGTCTTCAGCCAACGCTATGAACCGTACCAGCTGGGTGAGATCATCCCTATCACCGCAGACGTAGCCCTCTTCCGCTTCCTGTTACATCATAGCGAGGATGAGTTTAACCTGAGGCCCTGCTCGACACTGCAGGCGTGCTACAAGTACGGCGTGCAGCCGAAGGACCAGTGCCAACGCTTCTACACGCCCGTGACGGCAAACCACACAGCGGGCTATTTCGACCTAATCGTAAAACGCAAGAAGGATGGTCTTATGACAAATCACCTGTTCGGCATGCATGTCGGTGATACGCTGCTCTTCCGTAGTGTCGCCTTCAAAATCCAATACCGCCCGAACCGATGGAAACACGTGGGCAtgatcggcggcggcaccggcttcACTCCATTTCTGCAGATCATCCGACACGCCTTGACGGAGCCAGTGGATAGCAAGGAGGCGGACAGGACGAAACTGTCCTTCCTGTTCTGCAACCGCACCGAGCGGCACATCCTCCTCGGTGGCGTCTTCGATGACCTTGCGAGGCGCTACCCGCACCGCTTCCGCATGTTCTACACGATCGATCTGGCCGTTGACAAGGGCAAGTGGTTAGAGCAGGAAAACCACTTTTTGGGATACGTAACAACCGACATGATCCGCCGCAGCATGCCGGCGCCGGAGGAGAAGAACAAGATCATCATGCTATGCGGACCAGacccgctgctgtcgcacgTGGCCGGCACACCGATGTCAACGATGTCCTCCATGTCGGGTAGCCTGAACATCCAGCCCATGGCAACCGACATCAACAATCTCGTCAGCCTCGGTGGCCTTTTGAAAGAGCTCGGCTACGATAACACAGACGTGTATCGCTTCTAGAGGGGCGCGCAAGTGGTACCGTCACGGCGAACGTTGCGCGGGTGCAACATGCGTTTGTGCCTCCTCAGCGGCTACGTTGTCTGTTCACATccgcgcttgtgtgcgctcACGGGAAATTCAACGGAAAGCCACGCACtcctgcatgcgcgcgcatcACACTTGCACACGTTGTCCCTGATGGGATCGTCGTGCAGGCGGGCGGCTAGAGGGAGCCCATATGTCGCATCTTTCTCCCCGCGAAAACGATTGCCTATCGCCCTTGTCGTTGCACGCTCCTTCTGCTGCTACCGCGTAGACGACGCGAAAGAAACGCGGAGAGCACGACGACTGGCCAGCGTCGCGCCATGCAATTAGGTGACTGGgaaggaggtggggagggggctgatGCGCAGGGTCGACGAGCGCTCTCGCGCGTCACAGCACGCAACTCCTTGAAAGCCCTGCCTTTGCCTGTCGCCCTCATCTGGGCTTCATGAATacactgccgcagctgtgcagTGTTACAGGTAAACGCCTAAGAGGATGGAGAGAGGTGCCGCACCTCGCTGCTCTGcgctgccctcccctcttccgcAGCCAGTCAGTGAGATCACTTCCTCAGTGCgctgaaaaaaaaggcgaagaGGTATGCATGGATGACGTGCCCCCGCATGGTCGAATGGACACCCCAGATCGTGTACGCCGCGTTGGCGTCCCCCTCGCACACATGCCGGACTGGCCCCTACATTGTTGTGATGCGAATATGCTCGCATCTCATCTGCGCATCTGCTGGTCATCCTGAATAAAGACGCCTTCGTTTTGAGGCTCGCTGAGTTTGATGAGGACTAGATGCCCTTCAATCAGGGCGGCATCACGGAGGTCTCTTTAAGGGCCCCCCTATAGGGAAGCCCCGACGTGTCGCGTTGCCGCACCCCAACGCAGTCATTATGCAATTCTTGCGAAGCCACGGAAATCGCCCCGGCGCGTGCATTAAGCAGCTCGCAGAGGGGAGCACAGGACGTACCTACCGGTGCCCCCTCCATGGATTTTCGGCCCggggaggaagaaaagaCGAGCGAAGAGAGCCGCCACCTTGTCTTGGAACGAGCTGAAGGTGATCGGGGAGTCCCCAGCCCCACATCGCCCTCCACGAGCCCCGGACTCGAGCTCCAGCACACCGAAGACAACGTGAGGATTCTCATCAGCGTTTCCTCGGCGGCGTACAAGACGCTGGCCAGTGGCGTCGGGTCCGTTTGGGAATTCCGCTTTATCTTAGGAGAGGTGAGAGCTGAGATTGCCATACGTGGCACTAAGTTTACGGACGCCACGGAgcctctgctgccgtgtAAAGCGggcatgcgctgctgcggctatTGTCACGGCCGTTAGCCACGCGTACAGCACAGCCGAAGGTTGTGTTGGCGGAtgctgggggggggagtgTCGGGCAGCGCATGCAAGGCATTCGGGGGCACCACCACGTGGCGGCAGATACCCAGCCTGTGGCCCCGCGTAGCCCCATATCCGCGATTGCCAGCGATCCTCCGCCGAaggagcacacacagcagcgtcgtTCGCATCATGCGATGGAAGCGTAGGTGCAGGCAAGGCACACGTGCGCTGGCCACATCATCAGCATCTTCAGGAGGCTTGTCCAAGCGTCATCACGTTGTCACGCTAATGGACACAGCGCTTAGAGCGGATGGCAAACGAGCTCTGCTCTCCAACGGGTGAGGCGGGGGAAGCGAAAACCGACGTGCTCCCGATGTGCCGCAGCACACagcctgccccctcccccctagTGCgttgtctgctgctgctcgggtGGAAAACAGCGAGTCGATGACACAGGGTCCAGCGTCTTGAACCACGGAGCATTTGCCACCTGACCGAGTCGCACATGTTGGGCGACATCGCCCATGGCAGGCCACGAAAATGGGGATGGAACCCCCAACCCGATAATTTAActgcttctccctcctccgctcaTTCTCTCTCTGATATCATGCTCGCGAGGGGCAcggcatacacacacgcacacacattcATGCGTGCGTTGCAAAATCGACGACGTCAACGTGCATACACTTGGGTGCGAGGTAAAGCTGTTCCTTCGCGAACGTCGAAAGCACTAGTGAGGTGTGTCGTTTTGAGCCACGATATTGCTTGATTTAGGTCTTCTGCCGCAGTGCATCACAGGaaggcgggggcgggggtgtgAAAGTCGATTAGATTGCGAAACGGGggtgcaccagcaccacaCTCAGTGAACAGCACGCACCGAGTGCAGAGGCCGTGgtcagcgacggcggtgcggcgatCTTTGCGTAGGGGAGGTAAAAGCAGCTCAATCGTGACCGAGCCAGTGCGTCACGTGAACAGAGAGCGAAGGCACCACCCGCGCCTATTCGTCTGCTatcccttttctctctctctcgtcccctctctcctgcccTCACGCTTTTCGACTAGCCGCCGCATAAATACACCCACGCAAATTATCCGGTGGATTGTGCGCAGGGCGAGTCACCGCATTCCGACTAGGCGACACTCCCCATTCCGCTCTCTGCCGCCCGCCCGTAGGCGCTTGCGGCCATTTGCTAGGCGCCAGTGCCCTCGTCGTGTAACATCTTCATTGTGCCCGGCGCCACTCTCGCCTTTTCAGCGTTCACAATGTTGCGCTTCACACGTGCCTCGTTCACGGGCCGCGCGATGATCTCGCGCGGCAGTCCCGAGTGGTCTCACCGCCTCGACCTCAAGAAGGGCAAGAAAACGACGCTGGCGCACAAGCTCGGCACTAGCAAGCCCAACAACGCGTTGCAGTACGCGCAAATGACGTTGCACGACTTGACAGAATGGGTCGTGGCCTACTCGCCGTGGCCGCTAACCTTTGGTCTTGCCTGCTGCGCAGTGGAGATGATGCACTCTTACTCGTCGCGCTACGACTTAGACCGATTTGGTATTGTGccgcgcccctctcctcgtCAGGCGGAGATCATTATCGTCTCCGGCACCGTGACAAACAAgatggcaccgctgctgcgcaacaTCTACGTGCAGATGGTAAACCCAAAGTGGGTGATTTCGATGGGTAGCTGCGCCAACGGCGGTGGCTACTACCACTTCTCGTACGCCGTGCTCCGCGGCTGCGAGCGGGCGATCCCGG
Coding sequences:
- a CDS encoding NADH-ubiquinone oxidoreductase 20 kDa subunit,mitochondrial precursor yields the protein MLRFTRASFTGRAMISRGSPEWSHRLDLKKGKKTTLAHKLGTSKPNNALQYAQMTLHDLTEWVVAYSPWPLTFGLACCAVEMMHSYSSRYDLDRFGIVPRPSPRQAEIIIVSGTVTNKMAPLLRNIYVQMVNPKWVISMGSCANGGGYYHFSYAVLRGCERAIPVDFWIPGCPPSAESLVFCLHNLQKKIRWHEIQKYSVR
- a CDS encoding putative reductase, which translates into the protein MRFAVSCVAGVVGAWVWRRSSGQDAECYRGIQNALTFHNPDRKGRVFSQRYEPYQLGEIIPITADVALFRFLLHHSEDEFNLRPCSTLQACYKYGVQPKDQCQRFYTPVTANHTAGYFDLIVKRKKDGLMTNHLFGMHVGDTLLFRSVAFKIQYRPNRWKHVGMIGGGTGFTPFLQIIRHALTEPVDSKEADRTKLSFLFCNRTERHILLGGVFDDLARRYPHRFRMFYTIDLAVDKGKWLEQENHFLGYVTTDMIRRSMPAPEEKNKIIMLCGPDPLLSHVAGTPMSTMSSMSGSLNIQPMATDINNLVSLGGLLKELGYDNTDVYRF